A single window of Pseudarthrobacter psychrotolerans DNA harbors:
- a CDS encoding methylenetetrahydrofolate reductase has translation MFPTRIEIIPSTGIVDQVRALVPLTTTLTMTCLPHHGIERTMRTSVELSALGYTVIPHLAARSIHDRAELTRIMRECDAAGIGEVFVIGGDRKQPAGPYGSALPVLEDIAQYTGGRMRAGVAGYPEGHPTVAALDLLDALQDKQHLATHVVTQMCFDAPKILDFAALLRREGVDLPVWAGVAGSVPRTKLVALATQIGVGSSLKFLSRKGPLARKLLSGDRYSPHPLVAGLESQPGIAGIHLYSFNNLDAVPNEAGLASSPTALQPALIRGAAREQ, from the coding sequence ATGTTCCCTACAAGAATCGAAATCATCCCCTCGACCGGGATTGTTGACCAGGTCCGGGCACTGGTTCCGCTGACCACCACACTGACCATGACGTGCCTGCCGCACCACGGCATCGAGCGGACCATGCGCACCTCGGTGGAGCTGAGCGCGCTCGGCTACACCGTCATCCCGCACCTGGCGGCGCGCAGCATCCATGACCGGGCCGAACTGACCCGGATCATGCGTGAGTGCGATGCTGCCGGCATCGGCGAGGTGTTTGTGATCGGCGGCGACCGGAAGCAGCCCGCCGGCCCGTACGGGTCAGCCCTCCCGGTGCTCGAGGACATCGCGCAGTACACCGGCGGCCGGATGCGCGCCGGCGTGGCAGGGTACCCGGAAGGCCACCCGACCGTGGCCGCCCTGGACCTGCTGGATGCCCTGCAGGACAAGCAGCACCTGGCCACGCACGTGGTCACCCAGATGTGCTTTGATGCCCCCAAAATTCTCGACTTCGCTGCGCTCCTGCGCCGTGAAGGCGTGGACCTGCCCGTCTGGGCGGGCGTGGCGGGGTCCGTCCCGCGGACCAAGCTGGTGGCACTCGCCACGCAGATCGGCGTCGGAAGTTCCCTGAAGTTCCTGAGCCGCAAAGGGCCGCTGGCGCGCAAGCTGCTCAGCGGCGACCGCTACTCACCCCACCCCCTGGTGGCCGGGCTCGAAAGCCAGCCCGGCATCGCAGGGATCCATCTTTACAGCTTCAACAACCTCGATGCGGTCCCCAACGAAGCGGGCCTCGCATCATCCCCAACGGCACTCCAGCCAGCAT
- the lipA gene encoding lipoyl synthase — MTLAPEGRKLLRVEQRNSAVPVERKPEWIKAKVQMGPEYVQLKNLVKKEGLHTVCEEAGCPNIFECWEDKEATFLIGGSECTRRCDFCQIDTGKPSPVDMFEPTKVARSVLAMQLRYATVTGVARDDLADEGVWLYAETVRKIHELNPGTGVELLIPDFSGKPEHIEAICDSKPEVFAHNVETVPRIFKRIRPAFRYDRSLDVITQGRNLGMVTKSNLILGMGETREEISEALRDLHEAGCDLITITQYLRPSERHLPVDRWVKPQEFVDLQDEAKEIGFLGVMSGPLVRSSYRAGRLWATAMRKKGWEIPAQLAHIESSGSTRQEASSLLAAHAG, encoded by the coding sequence ATGACACTGGCACCAGAAGGCCGGAAGCTGCTGCGCGTTGAGCAGCGCAACTCTGCAGTACCCGTGGAGCGGAAGCCGGAGTGGATCAAGGCGAAGGTCCAGATGGGTCCGGAGTATGTCCAGCTCAAGAACCTGGTCAAGAAGGAAGGCCTGCACACGGTGTGTGAGGAGGCCGGCTGCCCGAACATTTTTGAGTGCTGGGAAGACAAGGAAGCCACGTTCCTGATCGGCGGGTCCGAATGCACGAGGCGCTGTGATTTCTGCCAGATCGATACGGGCAAGCCGTCCCCGGTGGACATGTTCGAGCCCACGAAGGTGGCCCGGTCGGTTTTGGCCATGCAGCTGCGCTACGCCACCGTCACGGGTGTGGCCCGTGATGACCTGGCGGATGAGGGTGTGTGGCTGTACGCCGAGACGGTAAGGAAGATCCACGAGCTGAACCCGGGCACCGGCGTCGAACTGTTGATCCCTGATTTCTCTGGCAAGCCCGAGCACATCGAGGCGATCTGCGATTCCAAGCCGGAGGTCTTCGCGCACAACGTCGAGACCGTGCCCCGGATTTTCAAGCGGATCCGGCCGGCGTTCCGGTATGACCGGTCCCTGGATGTCATCACCCAGGGCCGGAACCTGGGCATGGTGACCAAGTCCAACCTGATCCTGGGCATGGGCGAGACCCGTGAGGAGATCTCCGAGGCCCTGCGGGACCTGCACGAGGCCGGCTGTGACCTGATCACCATCACCCAGTACCTGCGCCCCTCCGAGCGGCACCTGCCGGTGGACCGCTGGGTCAAGCCGCAGGAATTCGTGGACCTCCAGGACGAGGCCAAGGAGATCGGGTTCCTCGGGGTCATGAGCGGGCCGCTGGTCCGCTCCTCCTACCGTGCCGGCCGGCTCTGGGCCACCGCGATGCGCAAGAAGGGCTGGGAAATCCCCGCCCAGCTCGCCCACATCGAATCCTCCGGCAGCACCCGCCAGGAAGCCAGCTCACTGCTGGCCGCACACGCCGGCTGA
- a CDS encoding L-serine ammonia-lyase: MAVGVFDLFSVGIGPSSSHTVGPMRAAAVFAEELKGSGHLDKVAGLRVDLYGSLAATGHGHGTMTAILLGLEGFHPEKILPAEVEERLATIAETGTLQLAGSVPLPYGVKDMVLRPLTVLPRHTNGMTFTVIDKEGEVLHKATFFSVGGGFIVREGEEDAALKELDESKKELPLPFRTAAELLGRCQSKGLSIGEVMFVNELASRSEAEIREGLLHIYSVMEECVATSLKREGLLPGGLKVRRRAPDWHERLEKEDKDRDAKYWQEWVNLIALAVNEENASGGRVVTAPTNGAAGIIPAVLYYALHFAPGMDKATQEDRDDVVVKFLLTAGAIGVLYKEQASISGAEVGCQGEVGSASSMAAGALAEVMGGTPQQVENAAEIAMEHNLGLTCDPIGGLVQVPCIERNAIAAAKAINAAKMALWGDGTHRVSLDEVIVTMRETGRDMSSKYKETAMGGLAVNVVEC; the protein is encoded by the coding sequence ATGGCCGTTGGAGTCTTTGATTTGTTCTCCGTCGGGATCGGACCGTCGAGCTCTCACACTGTGGGGCCGATGCGGGCTGCTGCGGTGTTCGCCGAGGAGCTGAAGGGCTCCGGCCACTTGGACAAGGTGGCTGGGCTGAGGGTGGACCTGTACGGGTCGCTGGCGGCGACGGGCCACGGCCACGGCACCATGACGGCCATCCTGCTGGGCCTGGAAGGTTTCCACCCCGAAAAGATCCTGCCGGCCGAGGTGGAGGAACGGCTCGCCACCATCGCCGAAACCGGCACCCTCCAGCTCGCCGGTTCCGTACCACTGCCCTACGGCGTCAAGGACATGGTCCTGCGCCCGTTGACCGTCCTGCCGCGGCACACCAACGGCATGACCTTCACCGTCATCGACAAAGAGGGCGAGGTCCTGCACAAGGCCACGTTCTTCTCCGTGGGCGGCGGTTTTATTGTCCGCGAGGGCGAAGAGGACGCGGCCCTGAAGGAACTGGACGAGTCCAAAAAGGAACTGCCGCTGCCGTTCCGCACCGCGGCGGAGCTGCTGGGCCGGTGCCAGTCCAAGGGCCTGTCCATCGGCGAGGTCATGTTCGTCAATGAGCTTGCCTCCCGGTCGGAGGCGGAGATCCGCGAAGGACTGCTGCACATCTACTCCGTGATGGAGGAGTGTGTGGCAACCAGCCTCAAGCGCGAGGGGCTGCTGCCCGGCGGACTGAAGGTCCGCCGTCGTGCTCCGGACTGGCATGAGCGGCTCGAAAAGGAGGATAAGGACCGGGACGCGAAGTACTGGCAGGAATGGGTGAACCTCATCGCCCTGGCAGTGAACGAAGAGAACGCGTCCGGCGGCCGGGTGGTCACGGCACCCACCAACGGCGCTGCGGGGATCATTCCGGCAGTCCTGTACTACGCGCTGCATTTCGCACCCGGGATGGACAAAGCCACGCAGGAAGACCGCGACGACGTCGTCGTAAAGTTCCTGCTCACGGCCGGTGCCATCGGGGTGCTGTACAAGGAACAGGCGTCCATTTCGGGCGCCGAGGTGGGCTGCCAGGGCGAGGTGGGATCGGCGTCGTCCATGGCGGCCGGTGCACTCGCTGAGGTGATGGGCGGGACACCCCAGCAGGTGGAGAACGCCGCGGAAATCGCGATGGAACACAACCTGGGCCTGACGTGCGATCCGATCGGCGGCCTGGTCCAGGTGCCGTGCATCGAACGCAACGCGATCGCGGCGGCGAAGGCCATCAACGCCGCGAAGATGGCCCTGTGGGGGGACGGTACGCACCGGGTGTCCCTGGATGAGGTGATCGTGACCATGCGCGAGACCGGCAGGGACATGAGCTCCAAATACAAGGAAACAGCCATGGGCGGCCTCGCCGTCAACGTAGTGGAATGCTAA